A single region of the Salipaludibacillus sp. LMS25 genome encodes:
- a CDS encoding Crp/Fnr family transcriptional regulator yields MWEKIMQKSALFEGLSKDELKPVIEMGRKLNLKDKETLFFEGEEKNAFYILGKGTVLISKLTEEGSESLINVLGEGETFPHTGFFKKTSYPGTATAKKDVTVLAIPIDKFELFIRENPDLMFRIIEMMNSKIIYLQKKLNEVLSLNVASRLKAALAYLHDTQGKHIILTHQELGNIIGASRETVSRQLKKWEREGWLEVKKDKIILNSTVEL; encoded by the coding sequence ATGTGGGAGAAAATTATGCAGAAATCAGCTCTGTTTGAAGGGTTGTCAAAAGACGAATTAAAGCCTGTTATTGAAATGGGGAGAAAATTAAACTTAAAAGATAAAGAAACGTTATTTTTTGAAGGGGAAGAAAAAAATGCATTTTACATATTAGGTAAAGGGACTGTACTCATTAGTAAGCTAACCGAAGAAGGTAGTGAAAGTTTAATTAACGTATTAGGCGAAGGCGAAACGTTTCCGCATACGGGTTTTTTTAAAAAAACGTCTTACCCTGGAACTGCAACAGCTAAAAAAGATGTCACTGTCCTCGCTATCCCGATAGACAAATTTGAGCTATTTATTCGCGAAAATCCAGACCTCATGTTTCGAATAATAGAGATGATGAACTCTAAAATCATTTATTTACAGAAGAAATTAAATGAAGTCTTGTCTTTAAATGTGGCCTCCCGCTTAAAAGCCGCACTGGCTTATTTACATGATACCCAAGGTAAGCATATTATTTTGACACATCAAGAATTAGGGAACATTATCGGTGCTTCACGCGAAACAGTAAGTAGACAACTAAAAAAATGGGAACGAGAAGGCTGGCTTGAAGTTAAAAAAGATAAAATTATCCTTAACTCAACGGTTGAATTATAA
- a CDS encoding cob(I)yrinic acid a,c-diamide adenosyltransferase yields the protein MKIYTKQGDEGQTQLVGKRVKKTHGRVEAYGTLDELNSCIGLAVVYAKEEKHEDIVADLTAIQHELFDLGGDLANVTKQQDWKIDLHATEKLESLIDIYWEETPPIKTFILPGGGRLAAQLHVCRTITRRAERLTVNLDVTSIPPVALPYLNRLSDYFFAVARAVNARNGTEDILYERGKG from the coding sequence ATGAAGATTTATACGAAGCAAGGCGACGAAGGACAGACCCAATTAGTTGGTAAGAGAGTGAAAAAGACACATGGCAGAGTTGAAGCATATGGTACATTGGATGAATTAAATAGTTGTATAGGTTTAGCGGTAGTTTATGCCAAGGAGGAAAAGCATGAAGATATTGTAGCTGACTTAACAGCCATTCAACATGAATTATTTGATTTAGGCGGAGATTTAGCTAACGTGACAAAACAACAAGATTGGAAGATAGATTTACATGCGACAGAGAAACTGGAGAGCTTAATAGATATATACTGGGAGGAGACACCACCGATAAAAACATTTATTCTTCCAGGTGGTGGGAGATTAGCTGCTCAACTTCACGTGTGCCGAACAATTACGAGGCGAGCAGAGCGGTTAACGGTTAACTTAGACGTAACTAGTATTCCACCAGTAGCCTTGCCATACTTAAATCGACTGTCTGATTACTTTTTTGCTGTGGCTCGGGCTGTGAATGCTCGGAATGGGACTGAAGACATATTATACGAGCGTGGCAAAGGTTAG
- a CDS encoding SurA N-terminal domain-containing protein, with translation MKRVSKKAFLAIPLSTMLVLAACGGNNTDDQENDTNNTNETTENVPEDGENSNETAMDEEGTLQADPEEPIAIVNGEEIPMEQLQMQMSQYEMLLAQQGMDPEDEENAAMIQELQQDILDLLVDQELLNQEANAQNIEVSDEEIEDELDQMRGQFEEDEEFEEALKMQNYTLEQLKDDIRQMKRVQELQTMAHLEEDQYAVSEDEAREYYEEIAMKNPQIGEFEDIQEDIESELKLDQYLDDLREQADIEILI, from the coding sequence ATGAAGCGTGTAAGTAAAAAAGCTTTCCTTGCTATCCCACTTTCTACAATGCTTGTTTTAGCTGCATGTGGCGGAAACAATACAGATGATCAAGAAAATGACACAAATAATACGAATGAAACGACAGAGAACGTGCCAGAAGATGGTGAAAATAGTAATGAAACAGCTATGGATGAGGAAGGCACTCTACAAGCAGACCCTGAAGAGCCTATTGCGATTGTCAACGGGGAAGAAATACCGATGGAACAACTACAGATGCAAATGTCTCAGTATGAAATGCTTTTAGCTCAGCAAGGTATGGATCCTGAAGATGAAGAAAATGCGGCAATGATTCAAGAGCTCCAACAAGATATACTTGACTTACTCGTAGATCAAGAGTTGCTAAACCAAGAAGCGAACGCACAAAACATCGAGGTAAGTGATGAGGAAATTGAAGATGAACTGGATCAAATGCGAGGACAGTTTGAAGAAGATGAGGAATTTGAAGAGGCGTTAAAAATGCAAAATTACACGCTAGAGCAATTAAAAGATGATATCCGGCAAATGAAGCGCGTTCAAGAGCTTCAAACGATGGCCCATCTCGAAGAAGATCAATACGCAGTTAGCGAAGATGAAGCGAGAGAATATTATGAAGAAATTGCTATGAAGAACCCTCAAATTGGAGAATTCGAAGACATTCAAGAAGACATTGAAAGTGAATTAAAATTAGATCAATATTTAGATGACCTTCGAGAACAAGCTGATATCGAAATTCTTATCTAA
- the serA gene encoding phosphoglycerate dehydrogenase has protein sequence MVHAQQAVKTDKELFNILVSDQMDKDGLKPVIDSSLMNVIFESVTTTTTPLEEVDALLIRSATTVTKELIEKMPRLKIIGRAGVGVDNVDMEAATSNGVVVINAPDGNTISTAEHTFAMLTSLARNIPLANQSMKEGRWDRKKFQGTELYGKTLGILGFGRIGAELAARARAFRMNILAFDPFLTQSRAEKHHVKPVELNELLSQSDFISIHTPLTKETKGLLNKETLQQTKPGVYLLNCARGGIIDEHALYEAVKSGHVRGAAVDVYESEPAQNHPLTELDEVITTPHIAASTTEAQKNVAAQVAVEVMDYLSGKPAPHALNLPYLDADVFEKFAPITQLTRGLGEITSQLFREPVKKVELSYAGEISHQETGLFNRSFLAGFLRHRIDGYVNEVNASWIAKEREIEVAEKHESESRGYSNFIKATIIGEKNTLEIYGTFSKEIGPRIVQINEFSLDFQPAKHTLYIQHNDQPGVIGKVGLLLGTHDINIATMQVGRKHEGGKAIMLLSTDKECDETVIEAFQEITDIVSVSNIEL, from the coding sequence ATGGTACACGCACAGCAAGCAGTTAAAACTGATAAAGAATTATTTAATATCCTTGTTTCTGATCAGATGGATAAGGATGGTTTAAAGCCTGTTATTGATAGTTCACTTATGAATGTCATTTTCGAATCAGTTACAACGACGACAACACCACTCGAAGAAGTAGATGCCCTTCTGATCAGGAGTGCCACAACTGTGACGAAAGAGCTAATCGAAAAAATGCCTCGCTTAAAAATTATTGGTCGAGCTGGTGTTGGGGTAGATAATGTGGATATGGAAGCGGCTACTTCAAATGGTGTCGTCGTCATAAATGCACCGGATGGAAATACAATTTCTACCGCGGAACATACATTCGCTATGCTTACCTCCCTTGCAAGGAATATTCCATTGGCAAATCAATCAATGAAGGAGGGCCGATGGGATCGAAAAAAATTCCAAGGAACTGAGCTTTATGGCAAAACACTGGGTATACTTGGATTTGGTCGAATTGGCGCAGAATTAGCCGCTCGTGCTCGCGCTTTCCGCATGAACATTCTTGCATTCGACCCTTTTTTAACCCAATCACGTGCAGAAAAGCATCATGTGAAACCTGTTGAGCTTAACGAACTTTTATCACAAAGTGATTTTATTTCCATTCATACACCTTTAACGAAAGAGACGAAAGGCCTGTTAAATAAAGAGACATTGCAACAAACAAAACCTGGCGTTTATTTATTAAACTGCGCTAGAGGCGGTATCATTGACGAGCACGCTTTATATGAAGCGGTAAAAAGCGGACATGTTAGAGGAGCAGCAGTAGATGTTTATGAATCGGAACCTGCCCAAAACCATCCTTTAACAGAATTAGATGAGGTTATCACGACACCGCATATCGCAGCCTCTACGACAGAAGCACAAAAGAATGTGGCAGCCCAAGTCGCCGTTGAGGTAATGGATTATTTGAGTGGTAAACCTGCTCCTCATGCATTAAACTTACCTTACCTAGATGCAGATGTATTTGAAAAATTTGCACCGATTACACAACTAACGAGAGGTCTAGGTGAAATCACCTCCCAATTATTTAGAGAACCAGTAAAAAAAGTTGAACTTAGTTATGCTGGTGAAATCTCCCACCAAGAAACTGGTCTATTTAACCGAAGTTTTTTGGCTGGCTTTTTACGCCACCGTATAGATGGCTATGTCAATGAAGTAAACGCTTCTTGGATTGCCAAGGAAAGAGAAATAGAAGTGGCCGAAAAGCATGAAAGTGAATCTCGTGGTTATTCGAACTTTATCAAAGCTACCATAATTGGTGAAAAAAACACCCTAGAAATATACGGTACTTTCAGTAAAGAGATCGGTCCACGTATTGTTCAAATTAATGAGTTCTCACTTGATTTTCAGCCTGCAAAGCATACGTTATACATCCAGCATAATGACCAGCCTGGTGTCATAGGAAAGGTCGGTTTACTACTTGGTACACATGATATTAACATAGCAACGATGCAAGTGGGGCGGAAACACGAAGGTGGGAAAGCCATTATGTTATTATCTACTGATAAGGAATGTGATGAAACAGTCATTGAAGCATTCCAAGAAATCACCGACATTGTCTCAGTTTCAAACATAGAATTATAA
- a CDS encoding response regulator transcription factor, with protein MANEAKILVVDDEERIRRLLKMYLEREEYDVDDAENGEKALRMALDTDYDLIVLDLMMPGIDGIEVCEEIRKQKATPIIMLTAKGEETNRVQGFEAGTDDYIVKPFSPREVVLRVKALLRRASSTKFLQTETTTKDVLVFPHLTIDNDAHRVTADGNHINLTPKEYELLHYLAQAPDKVFAREQLLKDVWNYEFFGDLRTVDTHIKRLREKLNKMSPEAANMISTVWGVGYKFEAVKD; from the coding sequence ATGGCAAACGAAGCAAAAATATTAGTTGTTGATGATGAAGAGCGTATAAGAAGGTTGCTGAAAATGTATCTAGAGCGGGAAGAATATGATGTTGATGATGCAGAAAATGGAGAAAAGGCTCTCAGAATGGCTTTAGATACGGACTATGACTTAATTGTCTTAGATTTAATGATGCCGGGTATTGATGGTATTGAAGTATGTGAAGAGATAAGGAAGCAGAAAGCAACACCGATTATCATGTTGACTGCAAAAGGTGAAGAAACAAACCGAGTTCAAGGCTTTGAAGCGGGAACGGACGATTATATAGTGAAGCCGTTTAGTCCCCGTGAAGTGGTGCTCCGTGTCAAGGCGCTATTACGCAGGGCATCTTCCACCAAATTTTTGCAAACGGAAACGACGACAAAAGATGTCCTTGTGTTTCCTCACTTAACAATTGATAATGATGCACATAGAGTGACCGCAGATGGCAATCATATTAATTTAACACCTAAAGAATATGAATTGTTACATTACCTCGCTCAAGCACCTGACAAAGTGTTTGCAAGGGAGCAGTTACTGAAAGATGTGTGGAATTATGAGTTTTTTGGAGACCTTAGAACAGTCGATACTCATATTAAACGCCTCCGTGAAAAATTGAATAAAATGTCACCTGAGGCTGCGAACATGATCTCCACTGTTTGGGGAGTGGGGTATAAATTTGAGGCAGTGAAAGACTAA
- the ccsB gene encoding c-type cytochrome biogenesis protein CcsB, whose product MFQLSMNMLYTAFFFFLLATIFFAVSITGKKFKNRQGQEHNRSALIGYILAVGGLVFSLTYFITRWIAVGYAPVSNMFEYTTALGIALSLAFVIIYPIYKINFLGLFTMPVAMLIIAYASLFPTEKQALIAALQSQWLTIHVITTVIGQGILAIGFAAGLLYLVRVIDFTKASKKVKGVEFIMFSLIAVLAYVLVNIGFGLADYEAVFTYVDEQENVAEMTYHVPPLIGPHEGERISDQGMDPLISTPANIRSGGVNMVVWSVLTGLMAYWLLRLVLRKPLGAVLQPIVKNVNPQLVDEISYRAIAIGFPIFTLGGLIFAMIWAQIAWTRFWGWDPKEVWALITFLFYAAYLHLRLSRGWHGEKSAWLCVVGFALIMFNLVFVNLVISGLHSYA is encoded by the coding sequence ATGTTTCAACTAAGTATGAATATGTTATACACAGCGTTTTTCTTCTTTTTACTTGCTACTATTTTTTTCGCCGTATCGATAACAGGAAAGAAATTTAAAAATCGACAAGGTCAAGAACATAATAGATCTGCCTTAATCGGTTATATCCTTGCAGTTGGCGGACTTGTCTTTTCTTTAACTTATTTTATTACCCGCTGGATAGCAGTAGGCTATGCACCAGTAAGTAATATGTTTGAATATACAACCGCTTTAGGTATTGCCCTCTCGCTAGCTTTTGTCATCATTTACCCGATTTATAAAATTAACTTTTTAGGTTTATTTACAATGCCTGTGGCCATGTTAATTATTGCATACGCCTCGCTGTTCCCCACTGAAAAGCAGGCACTCATTGCAGCATTGCAATCGCAATGGTTAACAATACATGTTATTACAACCGTTATTGGACAAGGGATATTAGCTATTGGATTTGCTGCTGGTCTTTTATATTTAGTGCGGGTAATTGATTTTACTAAAGCCTCTAAAAAAGTAAAAGGCGTCGAGTTTATCATGTTCTCATTAATAGCTGTGTTAGCGTATGTGTTGGTGAATATCGGATTTGGATTAGCTGATTATGAAGCTGTTTTTACGTATGTGGACGAGCAAGAAAATGTAGCAGAAATGACCTATCATGTGCCACCTCTTATTGGACCTCATGAAGGAGAACGCATTTCTGATCAAGGCATGGACCCACTTATCTCTACACCTGCTAATATTAGGAGTGGAGGTGTTAATATGGTTGTTTGGTCAGTATTAACAGGGCTAATGGCATATTGGCTACTACGGTTAGTTCTTCGTAAGCCACTTGGTGCGGTCCTTCAGCCCATAGTGAAAAATGTGAACCCTCAATTAGTGGATGAAATTAGTTATCGAGCGATTGCCATTGGTTTTCCTATATTTACACTTGGCGGGCTGATTTTTGCGATGATTTGGGCGCAAATTGCTTGGACAAGATTTTGGGGATGGGACCCAAAAGAAGTATGGGCGCTTATTACATTTTTATTTTACGCCGCTTACTTGCATTTGCGATTATCACGGGGGTGGCATGGAGAAAAGAGTGCTTGGCTGTGTGTGGTAGGCTTTGCTCTTATTATGTTTAACCTAGTATTTGTTAACCTTGTTATTTCCGGATTGCATTCATACGCCTAG
- a CDS encoding ATP-dependent DNA helicase RecQ — protein sequence MQTIHDILRNEFGYTSFREGQQPIIEAVLTKKDVLAILPTGTGKTLCYHLPSKMINGLTLVVSPLVSLMEDQVTQMRANGEKRVAHLSSMLNTSEKYDIINHLTRFKLIFVSPEMLTMSFILSKLSKMTISLFVVDEAHCISQWGHEFRTDYLRLKDIRKTVGNPPCLALTATATPKVEKDICYHLDMKNACVYRLPVNRNNIFMTVEKYETQTEKEIRFDELITEAETPAIVYTGTRQKAEQTAESLQKKGWRRTAYYHGGMTKEDRLLVQQQFLYHDIDIICCTNAFGMGINKPDVRSVFHLHVPTSVEHYVQEIGRAGRDGRQSTAYMIFCDEDVILPGAFIEEEFPESGVITEMLSHVDIVGKTFKEGALLFQLPEKQEKMLYYHLEKRQLIADGMFTEQASSTQVADELIHYFEERKKEKHHLLWQMRALAETAQCLREKVAHYFHETVGDKPDWCCNKCHSLMMYEQTLNKSQRIECDPQRDEQAWQTTLKRMLTVCDGE from the coding sequence ATGCAAACGATACATGATATTTTAAGAAACGAGTTTGGTTATACATCTTTCCGAGAAGGCCAGCAACCTATCATTGAAGCCGTATTAACTAAAAAAGATGTACTAGCCATACTACCTACAGGGACAGGGAAAACGTTGTGTTATCATTTGCCGTCTAAAATGATTAATGGCCTGACTCTAGTTGTTTCCCCACTTGTATCTCTAATGGAAGATCAAGTAACACAAATGAGAGCTAACGGTGAGAAAAGAGTAGCCCATCTAAGTAGTATGTTAAATACATCGGAAAAGTATGATATTATAAATCATCTGACTCGGTTCAAATTAATTTTTGTCTCTCCTGAAATGCTCACAATGTCTTTTATTTTATCTAAACTCTCAAAAATGACTATCTCCCTTTTTGTGGTCGATGAAGCCCATTGTATTTCCCAATGGGGCCATGAATTCCGAACGGATTATTTGCGGCTTAAAGATATTAGAAAAACAGTTGGAAATCCTCCGTGTCTAGCATTAACGGCGACGGCTACCCCTAAAGTGGAGAAAGATATTTGCTATCACTTGGATATGAAAAACGCATGTGTTTATCGTCTTCCAGTTAACAGGAATAATATATTTATGACAGTTGAAAAATATGAAACTCAAACTGAAAAAGAAATACGATTTGATGAGCTTATCACTGAAGCAGAAACACCAGCCATCGTTTATACAGGTACACGTCAGAAAGCAGAGCAGACAGCTGAATCTTTACAAAAAAAAGGGTGGCGACGTACGGCTTATTATCATGGTGGCATGACTAAAGAGGATCGCTTATTAGTACAACAGCAATTTTTATATCACGACATTGATATTATTTGCTGCACGAACGCCTTTGGGATGGGAATAAATAAGCCAGATGTTCGAAGTGTGTTTCATTTACATGTCCCAACTTCAGTGGAACACTATGTTCAAGAGATTGGCCGCGCCGGTAGGGATGGAAGGCAAAGCACAGCGTATATGATTTTTTGTGACGAGGACGTTATCTTACCTGGGGCATTCATAGAAGAAGAATTTCCAGAAAGTGGGGTCATAACAGAGATGTTGTCACATGTAGATATTGTAGGGAAAACGTTTAAAGAAGGAGCCTTACTTTTTCAACTCCCTGAAAAACAAGAAAAGATGCTGTATTATCATTTGGAAAAACGGCAGTTAATCGCAGACGGAATGTTTACTGAACAGGCTAGTAGCACACAGGTTGCTGATGAGCTTATCCATTATTTTGAGGAAAGAAAAAAAGAGAAACACCACTTACTATGGCAAATGCGGGCGTTAGCAGAAACGGCTCAATGTCTTAGGGAGAAAGTAGCTCACTATTTTCACGAAACAGTCGGTGACAAGCCTGATTGGTGTTGTAATAAATGCCACTCTTTAATGATGTATGAGCAAACGCTTAATAAATCGCAAAGAATTGAATGTGACCCTCAGAGAGATGAACAAGCTTGGCAAACGACATTGAAGCGGATGTTAACCGTTTGCGACGGAGAATAA
- a CDS encoding helix-turn-helix domain-containing protein has protein sequence MDFLQFLILQLLHKCRGERSLNGIIHLLRGKRSAQTIQDIMLFDLQPYAAMLKHWKQYDVNSNVTELKVKGLIRNTEKVACLTGVGLKKLKDATVLYEIPLQFNGLKYEWDNTAEHVWQSIALLVQSISYLKLNQSQFIPISYHHSAQATVRNIVLKHGNVSRMGEQVYNELTNMLQTLPDEKAALFVKRLTSSDSVGKTYDQLASHFHNDALYTFILFREVIHIVIRHIKQTSKYPILSQVVPEKRMPLNLTYTAEITRKLLMNGYTRDEIANRRTLKKSTIEDHIIEIAIHDENFNYQPYITTEQLLLIEKTAKKLQTNKLKIIKDHLNENVSYFQIRLALSRKRRDLHANDT, from the coding sequence ATGGATTTTCTTCAGTTTTTGATATTACAGCTACTTCATAAATGTCGAGGCGAACGAAGCTTAAATGGTATTATTCACCTTTTAAGAGGGAAAAGGTCAGCCCAAACAATTCAAGATATTATGCTCTTTGATTTACAACCTTATGCAGCTATGTTAAAGCATTGGAAACAGTATGACGTAAATAGCAATGTGACAGAATTAAAAGTGAAAGGTTTGATCCGTAATACTGAAAAAGTAGCGTGTCTCACGGGAGTGGGACTTAAAAAGTTAAAGGACGCAACCGTGCTATATGAAATTCCTCTCCAGTTTAATGGTTTAAAATATGAATGGGATAATACTGCAGAGCATGTGTGGCAAAGCATAGCTCTACTCGTTCAATCCATTTCTTATTTAAAATTGAATCAATCGCAATTCATACCTATTAGTTATCATCATTCAGCACAGGCTACAGTAAGAAATATAGTATTAAAACACGGCAATGTATCGCGTATGGGGGAACAAGTGTATAACGAATTAACGAATATGCTACAGACACTGCCGGACGAAAAAGCGGCTCTTTTCGTTAAGCGACTTACGTCTAGTGATAGCGTGGGCAAAACATATGACCAGCTAGCTAGCCATTTTCACAACGATGCCCTATATACTTTTATACTATTTAGAGAGGTCATACATATAGTCATTCGTCACATTAAACAAACGTCAAAATACCCTATTTTATCACAGGTGGTCCCTGAAAAAAGGATGCCTCTTAATTTAACCTATACGGCTGAAATAACGCGAAAGCTATTGATGAACGGCTATACACGTGACGAAATAGCTAATAGAAGAACGTTAAAAAAGAGCACGATAGAAGATCATATCATAGAAATCGCGATCCACGATGAGAACTTTAATTATCAGCCCTATATCACCACTGAACAGTTGTTATTGATTGAAAAAACAGCGAAAAAGCTCCAAACAAACAAGCTAAAAATCATTAAGGATCATTTGAATGAAAATGTAAGTTACTTCCAAATAAGACTTGCATTATCTAGAAAAAGGAGAGACCTCCATGCAAACGATACATGA
- a CDS encoding ATP-binding protein yields MFFWRSVVGKLWFTILLLVSVVLVILTVLLLQYFERFHTDQAESELMNHAHLIVSLLEEEGVDESALAMSRNISATYDTEALIIRNEEEYWYTTEGGSYDMPISIFYEDNMLSRVMAFQETIVTESDYTFPVRGEQISEEMMVVGLPVKFNNDEYGALFMYQSLDVVEEASNQTKNIIYLSAGIAIILTTVFAFFLTTRITAPLRKMRKASLEVAKGNFDTKVPILTTDEIGLLAIAFNRMARALNTNLNALNQEKEQLSRILSSMADGVITLDRDGEVMVTNPPANEFIGFWLYEQGYEVEESGHLPEELQSLFEKVVTEEMEQMGEVDVQGRSWVILMTPLYDHEHVRGAVAVLRDMTEERMHDKLRKDFIANVSHELRTPISMLQGYSEAIIDDIAGNEEEKRELAQIIYDESLRMGRLVNELLDLARMEAGHIQLTIEELDIETLARKMLRKFQGVAKEHTVKLEGDIQPIEKTLMADSDRLEQILTNLIDNAIRHTPEAGTVTLKVEAFHNGIKLEVEDTGAGIPEEDLPFVFERFYKADKARTRGRSGTGLGLAIVKNIVEAHKGKVSAHSKVNEGTTFSVYLPYISSDI; encoded by the coding sequence ATGTTTTTTTGGCGAAGCGTCGTAGGGAAATTGTGGTTTACAATACTCCTTCTCGTCTCGGTTGTGCTTGTCATCCTTACCGTGTTACTTCTGCAATATTTCGAACGGTTTCATACTGATCAAGCTGAAAGTGAACTTATGAACCATGCCCATTTAATTGTCTCGTTATTAGAAGAAGAAGGTGTGGATGAATCTGCACTTGCTATGAGCCGAAATATTTCCGCTACTTATGATACTGAGGCGTTAATTATTCGAAATGAGGAGGAGTATTGGTATACAACAGAGGGTGGCTCCTATGACATGCCTATTTCAATCTTCTATGAAGATAATATGTTATCACGAGTAATGGCGTTTCAAGAAACCATCGTTACAGAATCGGATTATACCTTCCCAGTAAGAGGAGAGCAAATAAGTGAAGAAATGATGGTTGTAGGGCTTCCTGTTAAGTTTAATAATGATGAGTATGGGGCACTCTTTATGTATCAATCACTAGATGTGGTGGAGGAAGCTTCAAATCAGACGAAGAATATCATTTATTTATCTGCAGGAATTGCCATTATTTTAACAACTGTTTTTGCCTTTTTCTTGACGACGCGAATTACAGCACCGCTTAGAAAAATGCGAAAAGCATCTTTAGAAGTTGCCAAAGGAAACTTTGACACGAAAGTTCCGATTCTAACTACGGACGAAATAGGTTTACTTGCTATCGCGTTCAATCGAATGGCAAGAGCACTTAATACGAATTTAAATGCACTAAACCAAGAGAAAGAGCAATTGTCAAGAATATTAAGTTCTATGGCAGATGGGGTTATTACGTTAGACAGAGACGGGGAAGTGATGGTAACAAATCCGCCTGCTAATGAGTTTATTGGCTTCTGGCTATATGAACAAGGTTATGAAGTTGAAGAATCGGGTCACCTTCCTGAAGAGCTTCAATCCTTATTTGAAAAAGTAGTGACTGAAGAAATGGAACAGATGGGTGAGGTAGATGTACAAGGGAGAAGCTGGGTCATTTTAATGACGCCATTGTATGATCACGAACATGTGAGAGGGGCAGTGGCCGTTCTTCGTGATATGACCGAAGAACGCATGCATGATAAATTACGAAAAGATTTTATCGCCAACGTATCTCATGAACTCCGCACGCCTATCTCTATGTTACAGGGCTATAGTGAAGCAATCATTGACGATATAGCAGGAAATGAAGAAGAAAAAAGAGAACTGGCGCAAATTATTTATGATGAATCATTGAGAATGGGCCGTCTTGTTAATGAGCTGCTTGACTTGGCTCGTATGGAAGCTGGCCATATTCAGTTAACAATAGAAGAGCTCGATATAGAAACATTGGCAAGAAAAATGCTTCGTAAATTCCAAGGCGTAGCAAAAGAACATACTGTGAAGCTAGAAGGGGATATACAGCCCATTGAAAAAACACTGATGGCTGATTCTGACAGGCTAGAGCAGATTTTAACCAACCTTATAGACAATGCCATACGCCATACACCAGAGGCTGGTACCGTCACATTAAAGGTAGAAGCCTTTCATAATGGCATTAAATTAGAAGTAGAAGATACAGGAGCTGGCATTCCAGAAGAAGATTTACCTTTTGTTTTTGAACGCTTTTATAAAGCAGATAAAGCACGAACACGTGGAAGATCAGGGACAGGCTTAGGCCTGGCTATCGTTAAAAATATTGTAGAAGCACATAAGGGGAAAGTATCAGCTCATAGTAAAGTTAATGAGGGGACAACCTTTTCTGTCTATTTACCTTACATTTCCTCTGATATATGA
- a CDS encoding ferredoxin, translating to MAKYTIVDKDTCIACGACGAAAPDIYDYDDDGIAWVILDDNQGTKEVPEELHEDMEDALDGCPTDSIKIADEPFDGDALKFE from the coding sequence ATGGCAAAGTACACGATTGTAGACAAAGACACCTGCATTGCCTGTGGAGCATGCGGCGCTGCTGCTCCAGACATTTATGACTATGATGATGATGGCATTGCATGGGTGATTCTGGATGATAATCAAGGAACGAAAGAAGTTCCCGAGGAGCTTCATGAAGATATGGAGGATGCGTTGGATGGATGCCCAACCGACTCAATTAAGATTGCAGATGAACCATTCGACGGTGACGCTTTAAAATTCGAATAG
- a CDS encoding molybdenum cofactor biosynthesis protein B: MSVTEHKQEAPHSVNCSVLTVSDTRTIETDKSGHLMSKTLQNAGHRVLKHDIIKDDFTKIQEYILLADQDKEVEALLINGGTGLALRDTTFEAVKHMLDKEISGFGELFRYLSYELDIGPAAMLSRATAGIRGCTAIFSTPGSSGAVQLAMEKLIIPELPHLMREIYKDRK; encoded by the coding sequence ATGAGTGTGACTGAACATAAACAAGAAGCGCCACATTCTGTTAACTGTAGCGTTTTGACAGTCTCCGATACTCGGACGATCGAAACAGATAAAAGCGGACATCTCATGTCTAAAACGCTTCAAAATGCCGGACATCGTGTACTAAAGCATGATATTATAAAAGATGATTTCACGAAAATTCAAGAATACATCCTGTTGGCTGATCAAGATAAAGAGGTTGAAGCTTTATTAATTAATGGCGGAACTGGATTAGCATTGAGAGATACAACTTTTGAAGCTGTTAAACATATGCTTGACAAAGAGATATCTGGATTCGGAGAATTATTCCGCTATTTAAGTTATGAGTTAGATATTGGCCCTGCCGCTATGCTAAGTAGAGCTACAGCTGGTATAAGAGGTTGTACGGCTATCTTTTCCACTCCTGGCTCTAGTGGTGCTGTTCAGCTAGCTATGGAAAAACTAATCATTCCTGAATTACCCCACCTCATGCGAGAAATTTATAAAGATAGGAAATAA